Proteins encoded together in one Anguilla anguilla isolate fAngAng1 chromosome 9, fAngAng1.pri, whole genome shotgun sequence window:
- the LOC118235891 gene encoding protein PIMREG-like isoform X2, whose product MSSSMVHGVESAVSAVWRAHAVLDESDGADSSPEAPDRFRKLRSSTSLNSLRMSLRKRLPLRSIQSNVEDTPTWETLDTNRKPSAVSLLTRSARNSIGTAYQKLQKIRAPREECLVATPGKTPECEDSSWPRRSQAARTPCKPAAATLATVTPKRGPQRTPRSATKRTPRASRTPKSGGPCQGVRPGNSRRQLVRMAALRSPFASPNTMSNRRKFDRDLESVSSGLRKLKRLSQAFDDVIGRDDRKIRYSRIVE is encoded by the exons ATGTCGTCTTCTATGGTCCACGGCGTGGAATCCGCGGTGAGTGCCGTGTGGCGCGCGCACGCGGTCCTGGACGAGTCGGACGGGGCGGACAGCTCCCCCGAAGCTCCGGACCGCTTTCGGAAGCTCCGCTCCTCCACGTCCCTGAACTCCCTGCGCATGTCGCTGCGGAAACGGCTGCCCCTGCGCTCCATTCAGTCCAACGTGGAGGACACGCCCACCTGGGAGACCCTGGATACGAACCGGAAGCCCAGCGCGGTCAGCCTCCTCACACGCAGCGCCCGGAACTCCATCGGGACCGCCTACcag AAGCTGCAGAAGATCCGTGCTCCCAGGGAAGAGTGCCTGGTGGCAACGCCAGGCAAGACCCCCGAATGCGAGGACAGCAGCTGGCCAAGGAGGAGCCAGGCCGCCCGTACCCCCTGCAAACCTGCCGCTGCCACCTTGGCCACGGTCACGCCCAAACGCGGCCCGCAGCGAACTCCCAGGTCGGCCACCAAGCGGACGCCTCGGGCCAGCCGCACGCCAAAATCGGGTGGACCCTGCCAGGGCGTGAGGCCCGGCAACTCCAGGAGACAGCTGGTGCGAATGGCAGCGCTGAGAAGCCCGTTCGCCTCTCCCAACACCATGAGCAACAGGAG GAAGTTTGACCGGGACCTGGAGTCTGTGTCCAGCGGCCTCAGGAAACTGAAACGTCTCTCTCAGGCCTTCGATGATGTCATCGGCAGAGATGACCG CAAGATCAGATACTCTCGTATAGTGGAGTAA
- the LOC118235891 gene encoding protein PIMREG-like isoform X1, with protein sequence MSSSMVHGVESAVSAVWRAHAVLDESDGADSSPEAPDRFRKLRSSTSLNSLRMSLRKRLPLRSIQSNVEDTPTWETLDTNRKPSAVSLLTRSARNSIGTAYQKLQKIRAPREECLVATPGKTPECEDSSWPRRSQAARTPCKPAAATLATVTPKRGPQRTPRSATKRTPRASRTPKSGGPCQGVRPGNSRRQLVRMAALRSPFASPNTMSNRRKFDRDLESVSSGLRKLKRLSQAFDDVIGRDDRVQAAERCRGVNVSSNGPTQRDPPSKITRASIRCRTQRMRETMGSWTSVALSSIHKTT encoded by the exons ATGTCGTCTTCTATGGTCCACGGCGTGGAATCCGCGGTGAGTGCCGTGTGGCGCGCGCACGCGGTCCTGGACGAGTCGGACGGGGCGGACAGCTCCCCCGAAGCTCCGGACCGCTTTCGGAAGCTCCGCTCCTCCACGTCCCTGAACTCCCTGCGCATGTCGCTGCGGAAACGGCTGCCCCTGCGCTCCATTCAGTCCAACGTGGAGGACACGCCCACCTGGGAGACCCTGGATACGAACCGGAAGCCCAGCGCGGTCAGCCTCCTCACACGCAGCGCCCGGAACTCCATCGGGACCGCCTACcag AAGCTGCAGAAGATCCGTGCTCCCAGGGAAGAGTGCCTGGTGGCAACGCCAGGCAAGACCCCCGAATGCGAGGACAGCAGCTGGCCAAGGAGGAGCCAGGCCGCCCGTACCCCCTGCAAACCTGCCGCTGCCACCTTGGCCACGGTCACGCCCAAACGCGGCCCGCAGCGAACTCCCAGGTCGGCCACCAAGCGGACGCCTCGGGCCAGCCGCACGCCAAAATCGGGTGGACCCTGCCAGGGCGTGAGGCCCGGCAACTCCAGGAGACAGCTGGTGCGAATGGCAGCGCTGAGAAGCCCGTTCGCCTCTCCCAACACCATGAGCAACAGGAG GAAGTTTGACCGGGACCTGGAGTCTGTGTCCAGCGGCCTCAGGAAACTGAAACGTCTCTCTCAGGCCTTCGATGATGTCATCGGCAGAGATGACCG GGTCCAGGCCGCGGAACGCTGCCGGGGGGTCAATGTGAGCAGTAACGGTCCGACGCAGAGGGACCCGCCCTCCAAGATCACCAGAGCCTCCATCCGGTGCAGAACCCAGAGAATGAGGGAGACCATGGGCAGCTGGACAAGCGTGGCTTTGTCCAGCATCCACAAAACCACCTGA